From Paenibacillus physcomitrellae, the proteins below share one genomic window:
- a CDS encoding glycosyltransferase family 4 protein: MSKAGLIMRKIQFAEAQGPRIFAERLQQISRELGVELVFISPERHVSEHDWLPGYEHEKGDLVNYDIVLDQIYKEQIEHVIYTVSGFTFLKMFLPNSVLFPHSFPDPALTGYEMMKPFYTMVDKAIVQTEFLREQIGERYGVTDVDVIPIGFSETLAKRHFDPDAVVNNRVLWIGRDEANRRPDLVLEYAKRNPDKEVFMVFGGMRYKESMKKYAIPDNVKLKFALTQDEVFALMNSAKVYFSSSQFDTFAMPLTEAMAMGKIVVKPEHPCYGHIHGPHCFAGNESNWFELVNMAAAHPRKWSEQNREYAFDHFSEKVMKDGYRRFYESWLR, translated from the coding sequence ATGAGTAAAGCAGGTCTGATCATGCGTAAAATCCAGTTTGCAGAAGCGCAGGGACCGCGAATTTTTGCTGAAAGGCTTCAGCAGATCAGCCGGGAGCTCGGCGTGGAGCTGGTATTTATTTCACCGGAGCGGCATGTAAGTGAGCATGACTGGCTGCCGGGTTACGAACATGAGAAAGGCGATCTGGTCAATTATGATATTGTGCTGGATCAAATCTATAAGGAGCAAATTGAGCATGTGATCTATACGGTGTCGGGCTTTACTTTCCTAAAGATGTTTCTGCCAAACAGCGTGCTGTTTCCGCACAGCTTCCCTGACCCCGCGCTTACGGGTTATGAAATGATGAAGCCTTTCTACACCATGGTAGACAAAGCGATCGTGCAGACGGAATTCCTGCGGGAGCAAATCGGGGAACGATATGGAGTTACAGATGTGGATGTGATTCCGATCGGCTTCAGCGAGACCCTGGCCAAACGCCACTTTGATCCGGATGCCGTCGTCAATAACCGGGTTTTATGGATTGGCCGCGATGAGGCTAACCGGCGCCCCGACCTCGTTCTGGAATATGCTAAACGCAACCCGGACAAAGAAGTCTTTATGGTCTTTGGCGGCATGCGTTATAAGGAAAGCATGAAGAAATATGCGATTCCGGATAATGTGAAGCTCAAATTTGCCTTAACGCAGGATGAAGTATTTGCGCTCATGAATTCCGCGAAGGTGTATTTCAGCTCCTCCCAATTCGATACCTTTGCGATGCCGCTGACCGAAGCGATGGCGATGGGTAAAATCGTCGTCAAGCCGGAGCATCCTTGCTACGGCCATATCCATGGCCCGCATTGCTTTGCCGGCAATGAGTCGAACTGGTTCGAGCTGGTCAACATGGCTGCGGCCCATCCGCGTAAATGGTCGGAGCAGAACCGCGAATATGCTTTTGACCATTTCTCCGAAAAGGTGATGAAAGACGGCTACCGCCGTTTCTACGAGTCCTGGCTGCGCTAG
- a CDS encoding ABC transporter substrate-binding protein: MGKSKKRLSIALAMLTALTFVLSACGGNNSSNNSSNSASGSNGGSSEKPVNLIWYTIGTPQKDVDKVMAEVSKYTQEKIGATITMKMIDWGDYAQKMQVNVASGEPMDILFTASGGFDYVQNARKGAFMELDDLLDQYGQGIKDTIDPAFLEGSKVDGHNYGIPANKELPYQDVWRFNKNLVDKYNLDISGVNTLESLEPLLKTIKEKEPNVTPFGMDKNFLPVVPYDYVVQNLPMAVKLDTTDYKVVDVLETPEMKQALTTMHKYYQAGYIAPEAATTGSTSDLTTSGNWFTDKAQTQPLADNLWSASYGYPVVSTPASEAIINNNSVQGSIMAISANSEHPDKAMQFLNLLNTDPVLRNMVDSGIEGVHYKKTDDTHIENLPDSKNYDMPSYSLGNNMLLYLNPGDPDDKWDQFKTFNASGKNSPILSFNFDSTKVATEMAAVQNVKEQFWSSLMTGTVDPETYLPKAIEKFKEAGLDKVIAEAQTQLDAWRAANGK, from the coding sequence ATGGGAAAGAGTAAAAAAAGACTTTCCATCGCACTTGCCATGCTCACGGCATTGACATTCGTACTGAGTGCCTGCGGCGGCAACAACAGCAGCAATAACAGCAGTAATTCCGCATCGGGCTCGAACGGCGGAAGTTCCGAGAAGCCAGTCAACCTGATCTGGTACACAATCGGTACACCGCAAAAAGACGTGGACAAAGTTATGGCGGAAGTCAGCAAGTACACGCAAGAGAAAATCGGTGCCACGATTACAATGAAAATGATCGACTGGGGCGATTATGCACAGAAGATGCAAGTTAACGTAGCTTCCGGTGAACCCATGGATATTCTCTTTACTGCTTCCGGCGGTTTTGATTATGTTCAAAATGCAAGAAAAGGCGCATTCATGGAGCTTGACGACCTGCTCGACCAATACGGTCAAGGCATCAAAGATACCATCGACCCTGCATTCCTGGAAGGCTCCAAGGTTGACGGCCACAATTACGGCATTCCGGCCAACAAGGAACTTCCTTACCAGGATGTTTGGCGCTTCAATAAAAACCTGGTGGACAAATACAACCTGGATATTTCCGGCGTAAATACGCTGGAAAGCCTGGAGCCGCTGCTGAAAACGATCAAGGAAAAAGAACCAAACGTTACTCCGTTCGGCATGGATAAAAACTTCCTTCCAGTTGTTCCTTACGACTATGTCGTACAGAACCTGCCAATGGCTGTGAAACTGGACACAACGGATTACAAAGTTGTAGACGTTCTGGAAACTCCGGAAATGAAACAAGCTTTGACAACCATGCACAAATACTATCAAGCCGGCTACATTGCGCCTGAAGCAGCAACAACCGGTTCGACCAGTGACCTGACAACTTCCGGCAACTGGTTTACGGATAAAGCGCAAACCCAGCCGCTGGCCGATAACCTCTGGTCCGCAAGCTATGGTTATCCTGTAGTCTCTACTCCAGCGAGCGAAGCGATTATCAATAACAACTCCGTACAAGGTTCGATTATGGCGATTTCCGCGAACTCCGAACATCCGGACAAAGCGATGCAATTCCTGAACCTGCTGAATACAGATCCTGTACTTCGCAACATGGTTGACTCCGGTATCGAAGGCGTACATTACAAGAAAACTGATGATACTCACATCGAGAATCTGCCGGATTCCAAGAACTATGACATGCCTTCCTACTCACTGGGCAACAACATGCTGCTCTACTTGAACCCTGGTGACCCGGACGATAAATGGGATCAATTCAAGACGTTCAATGCTTCTGGTAAAAATTCTCCAATCCTGAGCTTCAACTTCGACAGCACTAAAGTAGCTACTGAAATGGCTGCCGTACAGAACGTGAAGGAACAGTTCTGGTCCTCCCTGATGACCGGTACCGTTGATCCTGAAACTTACCTGCCTAAAGCTATTGAGAAGTTTAAAGAGGCCGGCCTTGATAAAGTCATCGCTGAAGCGCAAACCCAGCTTGATGCTTGGAGAGCCGCAAACGGCAAATAA
- a CDS encoding carbohydrate ABC transporter permease, with amino-acid sequence MAEVATSNTPSVQNGSRKKVRDFHNVTPVWNLILNIIAGLFAFICVFPFLFVVIISFTDEKTLATDGYRIFPAKWSLEAYRFVFQTGDALLRSYGVTILVTVLGTIISLVLISLYAYAISRTSFRYRRFFSVFAIITMLFNGGMIPTYMVVSQLLHMKDTIWALVLPLAMNAFYIMILRTFYSTSVPEAIIESGRIDGAGDFYIFLRIVLPLSLPGLATIGLFSTLGYWNDWFNALLYIDNPNLVPLQSMLMRIENSIQFLQQNSQNGAMSLQALSSIPQDTSRMAMVVLATLPIIFAYPFFQRYFVQGLTVGAVKE; translated from the coding sequence ATGGCTGAAGTGGCTACTAGCAATACCCCGAGCGTTCAGAACGGTTCGCGCAAGAAAGTCCGCGACTTTCACAACGTTACACCTGTCTGGAATCTCATTTTAAATATCATCGCAGGGTTGTTCGCTTTCATCTGCGTCTTCCCGTTTCTCTTTGTTGTCATTATCTCTTTCACAGATGAAAAAACGCTCGCAACCGACGGCTACCGCATCTTTCCGGCCAAATGGAGCCTGGAAGCCTACCGCTTTGTCTTCCAGACCGGCGACGCGCTGCTCCGCTCCTACGGCGTAACGATTCTGGTTACGGTCCTGGGGACGATCATCAGCTTGGTGCTGATCTCCCTGTACGCTTACGCTATTTCGCGGACCAGCTTCCGCTACCGCAGATTCTTTTCCGTGTTTGCGATCATCACAATGCTCTTTAACGGCGGCATGATTCCGACTTACATGGTCGTATCCCAATTGCTGCATATGAAAGATACGATTTGGGCTTTGGTGCTTCCGCTGGCCATGAACGCCTTCTACATCATGATTCTCAGAACGTTCTACAGCACCAGCGTACCTGAAGCGATCATCGAGTCCGGACGGATCGACGGTGCAGGCGATTTCTACATCTTCCTGCGCATCGTGCTTCCATTGTCGCTGCCGGGTCTCGCTACCATCGGACTCTTCAGTACACTCGGTTACTGGAACGATTGGTTCAACGCCCTGCTGTATATCGACAATCCAAACCTGGTTCCGCTGCAGTCGATGCTGATGCGGATCGAGAACAGCATCCAGTTCCTGCAGCAGAACTCGCAGAACGGCGCAATGAGCCTGCAAGCCCTGTCTTCTATCCCGCAGGATACGTCCCGCATGGCGATGGTTGTGCTTGCAACGCTGCCTATTATTTTTGCTTATCCGTTCTTCCAGCGTTATTTCGTCCAAGGTTTGACTGTAGGTGCAGTTAAGGAATAG
- a CDS encoding formate/nitrite transporter family protein, producing the protein METEALLKVEELALKKHKIFKQSWIRYLARSMLASMFIGFGVIVAFKTGNFFFLKDSPFTYPMAAMTFGAAIILISYGGGDLFTGNTFYYTYAALRKKLKWPEVLKLWGSSYLGNILGALVFALLIHLTGLFDSPSVNGFLLSVAQHKVEAPLGELFFRAILCNWLVCLAFFLPMSMKGDGAKLFAMMLFVFCFFISGYEHSIANMCTFAIALVLHHPENFSFAGVVYNLIPVTLGNLVGGVLLMGFMYYFVNKPYLEDDDGDEKPRVQEPGFNEQVEK; encoded by the coding sequence ATGGAAACGGAAGCACTGTTAAAGGTCGAGGAACTGGCGCTGAAGAAACACAAAATTTTCAAACAAAGCTGGATTCGGTATTTAGCCCGTTCCATGCTGGCCAGCATGTTTATCGGGTTTGGTGTCATCGTAGCTTTCAAGACCGGGAACTTTTTCTTTCTGAAGGATTCTCCTTTTACTTATCCGATGGCAGCTATGACGTTTGGTGCAGCCATTATTCTGATCTCTTACGGTGGAGGCGATCTGTTTACCGGAAATACGTTCTACTATACGTATGCAGCGCTGCGGAAGAAGCTGAAATGGCCAGAAGTTCTAAAGCTGTGGGGCTCCAGCTACTTAGGCAACATTTTGGGAGCACTTGTGTTTGCACTGCTGATCCATTTGACCGGTTTATTCGATTCTCCGTCGGTGAACGGCTTCCTGCTGAGCGTGGCCCAGCATAAAGTCGAGGCTCCGCTTGGTGAACTGTTCTTCAGGGCGATTTTGTGTAACTGGCTAGTGTGTCTGGCCTTCTTCCTGCCGATGTCGATGAAGGGGGACGGAGCCAAGCTGTTTGCCATGATGCTGTTCGTCTTCTGTTTCTTTATTTCAGGTTATGAACACAGTATTGCGAACATGTGTACATTTGCGATAGCGTTGGTGCTGCATCATCCAGAGAACTTTTCGTTTGCCGGAGTGGTTTACAATCTGATTCCGGTTACGCTGGGAAACCTGGTCGGCGGCGTGCTGCTGATGGGTTTTATGTATTATTTCGTGAACAAGCCTTATTTAGAGGACGACGACGGGGATGAAAAGCCGCGTGTTCAGGAGCCCGGGTTCAATGAGCAAGTTGAGAAATAA
- a CDS encoding sensor histidine kinase encodes MRIGYIYRNYFKKNLFMRMLLIFVGIAVVTIITLSYLMYKSLSQAIINRELDSQKSAMESVDRYMASRYDAVQNMVRDMYRNATLYGNINYLMEHNYADYVEHRMDQFYNESSDYSTEALQYFQNLMDENTDFSNLILYSSEKQILTSFNKNKQFRQVPTELTHSYIPDVMAMETKNITSPNYWIRKAINQTNPALYAIRVPINNRQTLKNAGQLIVYLDSDSISSALSGYRNSLKGEIVVLSTEDVVLYDSKGQYYGQKYPYVNMKDKLYDNPDDIPMSNDQNLYINKLIAADDGYVVIGSMPKSEVAQAYSGIKKTIITISAFCILFAICIPIIFVMSFANRTNQIIKFTRKVKNGDLSARIEDPREDELGQISRSFNDMLDELNLYIERVYKAEIKQKETELVALQARVSPHFLYNTLEVIRMRAISQGARDVGDMIYSLSVLFKNLVNQKKIYTLKDELESCRLYLELFRIRYKDKFNYSITAESDLGSKTVTKLSLQPIIENYIVHGIRSDRDDNWLSIKVWAEREVLIAEVSDNGTGIEPDRLEEIKQELETSEETGTMFGLRSVHSRLRYLYGPEYGLDITSRPGKGTTVRVKYPNREEVEAEHV; translated from the coding sequence ATGAGGATCGGTTACATCTACAGGAATTACTTCAAAAAGAATCTCTTTATGAGGATGCTCCTGATCTTTGTGGGAATTGCAGTGGTCACGATTATTACCTTGTCCTATCTGATGTATAAATCCTTATCCCAGGCGATTATTAACCGGGAGCTGGACAGTCAGAAATCGGCCATGGAAAGCGTTGACCGCTACATGGCTTCGCGTTACGATGCTGTTCAGAATATGGTCCGGGATATGTACCGGAATGCGACGCTGTACGGGAACATCAATTATTTGATGGAGCACAATTATGCCGATTACGTCGAGCATCGGATGGACCAGTTTTATAACGAATCCAGCGATTATTCTACCGAGGCTCTTCAATATTTTCAAAATTTAATGGATGAGAACACCGATTTCTCTAACTTGATACTATATAGCTCGGAGAAGCAGATCCTCACCTCTTTTAATAAAAATAAACAATTCAGGCAGGTTCCAACTGAGCTCACCCATTCGTATATCCCGGATGTGATGGCCATGGAAACCAAAAATATTACGTCGCCTAATTACTGGATCAGGAAAGCTATTAATCAGACAAATCCAGCCCTATACGCAATTCGGGTGCCGATCAACAACCGCCAAACCTTGAAGAATGCCGGGCAATTGATCGTTTATCTGGATTCGGATAGTATCTCGTCCGCCTTATCCGGCTATCGAAACAGCCTGAAAGGCGAGATTGTGGTGCTTTCGACCGAAGATGTCGTGTTGTATGATTCCAAAGGTCAGTATTACGGACAGAAGTATCCATACGTCAATATGAAGGACAAGCTCTATGATAATCCCGATGACATCCCGATGAGCAATGATCAGAATTTATATATCAACAAACTCATTGCGGCAGACGACGGCTATGTCGTGATCGGATCGATGCCGAAATCCGAAGTCGCCCAGGCGTATTCAGGGATCAAGAAGACCATTATTACGATCAGCGCCTTTTGCATCCTGTTTGCCATTTGTATCCCGATTATTTTTGTCATGAGCTTTGCGAACCGTACCAATCAAATTATCAAATTTACCCGCAAGGTGAAAAATGGTGATTTGTCCGCCCGGATTGAAGACCCGCGGGAAGATGAGCTCGGCCAAATCTCCAGAAGCTTTAATGACATGCTGGATGAGCTGAACCTATACATCGAACGCGTATATAAAGCCGAAATCAAGCAAAAGGAAACGGAGCTGGTAGCCCTTCAGGCAAGAGTCAGTCCGCATTTCTTATACAATACGCTTGAGGTCATCCGGATGAGGGCGATTTCGCAGGGGGCCCGGGACGTGGGGGACATGATCTACAGCCTGTCCGTCCTGTTTAAGAACCTTGTGAATCAGAAGAAGATCTACACGCTGAAGGATGAACTGGAGTCCTGCCGTCTCTATCTGGAGCTGTTCCGGATTCGCTACAAGGATAAATTCAATTATTCCATTACGGCTGAATCAGACTTGGGCAGCAAAACCGTAACCAAGCTGTCATTACAGCCTATTATTGAGAATTATATTGTGCACGGCATCCGGTCTGACCGGGATGATAATTGGCTGTCGATCAAAGTTTGGGCGGAGAGAGAAGTGCTGATTGCGGAGGTTTCGGACAACGGAACGGGAATAGAACCGGATCGTCTGGAAGAAATTAAACAAGAGCTGGAGACTTCCGAGGAAACGGGCACAATGTTTGGACTGCGCAGCGTGCACAGCCGGCTGAGGTATCTCTACGGGCCCGAGTATGGTCTGGACATTACCAGCCGGCCCGGCAAAGGGACAACGGTCCGGGTGAAGTATCCAAACCGCGAGGAAGTGGAGGCTGAGCATGTATAA
- a CDS encoding response regulator transcription factor, which translates to MYKVFIVDDEPFIIEGLYDILDWPSFGLEIVGQAENGQRALDVLSVRPVDVLITDISMPVMNGLSLIREARKLHPDLKVIILSGFNEFDYLKEGMKLGIENYLLKPINIEELESTLRNTVEKLDSSRSEELYDAFDVQIIKDNTLYRWLTGQIAAAEFEERADLLGLYLNRPFIATAVLRPVESGTDVFDWVRRRISGEQGLTLFRDVDGDLVLIASIESWAEGKRDFTLLLEQLSIELSDLSRPVQISIGSVGEWPEEAAPSYREAKRALEYFMVYPDRRVMDFTGLESDDRKGKMESALQWPEYVKLILARDEEGLTDRIAYDFEQMRVLGGIGPQDLTNRALELVVRFKMELEEIRHTEEEAIFKKGLEKVRSSTAFHDLVAALQEVARETVHALLQDSKNPVVSQVLAHIHDHYADELSLKTLGAQYHIHPVYLGQLFHKETGESFAEYINKYRIDQAKYQLKHTNLKVQEIARNVGYWETGYFYKQFKKYVGISPTDFKAL; encoded by the coding sequence ATGTATAAAGTATTTATTGTCGATGATGAGCCGTTTATTATCGAAGGTCTATACGATATTCTGGATTGGCCTTCTTTTGGTCTTGAGATCGTCGGACAGGCAGAGAACGGCCAGCGGGCTTTGGATGTTTTGAGCGTTAGACCGGTTGATGTGCTGATTACAGACATCTCCATGCCGGTTATGAACGGTCTCAGCCTGATCCGGGAAGCAAGGAAGCTGCATCCTGACCTGAAAGTGATTATTCTTAGCGGATTCAACGAATTTGATTATTTGAAAGAAGGCATGAAGCTGGGGATCGAGAATTACCTGCTGAAGCCGATTAATATAGAGGAACTGGAATCTACGCTTCGCAATACGGTTGAGAAGCTGGACAGCTCCAGGTCGGAAGAACTGTATGATGCTTTCGATGTGCAGATTATTAAAGACAATACGCTTTACCGCTGGCTTACCGGGCAAATCGCAGCAGCGGAGTTTGAAGAGCGGGCCGATTTGCTCGGTTTATATCTGAACCGGCCCTTTATTGCCACGGCTGTATTAAGACCGGTGGAGAGCGGAACCGATGTTTTTGACTGGGTTCGCAGAAGGATTTCGGGAGAACAGGGACTGACCTTATTCCGGGATGTGGACGGCGATTTGGTGCTGATTGCTTCCATTGAGAGCTGGGCAGAAGGGAAACGTGATTTCACTCTGCTGCTTGAGCAGCTGTCTATTGAGCTTTCGGATCTGAGCCGCCCTGTGCAGATTAGTATCGGGAGCGTAGGAGAGTGGCCCGAAGAAGCGGCACCGAGCTATAGGGAGGCTAAGCGGGCGCTGGAGTATTTCATGGTCTATCCCGACCGGCGGGTGATGGACTTTACGGGTCTGGAATCGGACGACCGGAAAGGGAAGATGGAATCTGCCCTTCAATGGCCGGAGTATGTCAAGCTGATCTTGGCCAGGGATGAGGAAGGGCTTACCGACCGAATCGCGTACGATTTCGAGCAGATGAGAGTGCTGGGAGGCATTGGACCGCAGGATTTGACCAACCGTGCGCTGGAGCTGGTTGTCCGGTTCAAGATGGAACTCGAGGAGATCCGTCATACGGAAGAAGAAGCCATCTTCAAGAAGGGACTCGAGAAGGTCCGCAGCAGCACCGCCTTTCACGATCTGGTTGCAGCGCTTCAGGAGGTGGCGAGAGAGACGGTTCATGCCTTGCTCCAGGACAGCAAGAATCCGGTGGTCAGCCAGGTGCTGGCGCATATCCACGATCATTATGCGGACGAGCTTTCCTTGAAGACACTTGGAGCGCAGTATCATATTCATCCCGTTTATCTTGGACAGCTGTTCCATAAAGAGACCGGAGAGTCTTTTGCCGAATATATCAACAAGTACCGGATTGACCAAGCGAAATATCAGCTCAAGCATACCAATCTGAAGGTGCAGGAAATCGCCAGGAACGTAGGGTACTGGGAGACCGGGTATTTCTACAAGCAGTTCAAGAAATACGTCGGCATTTCACCTACGGATTTCAAAGCGCTATAA
- a CDS encoding ABC transporter permease: MLLMVLPGAIWFFFFSYLPLVGTVVAFKQYRFNREGFWASIVKSEWVGWQNFKFLFSGTDAWVITRNTLFYNIAFIFIGLVLSVAMAILLSQLVGKTLAKVYQTGMFLPYFLSWVIVGYFAFSFLSMDRGMLNQILGWFGVEKVQWYSDPKYWPYILVFVSLWKSIGYNSVVYLASILGIDKSLYEAAMIDGASKWQQIRNITIPMLSPIIIIMTLLAVGRIFYADFGLFYQVPRDSGTLYSVTNVIDTYVYRGLKTTGEIGMSTAAGLYQSVVGFVLVIVSNFIVRKVDKDSALF, translated from the coding sequence ATGCTGCTTATGGTGCTGCCAGGCGCCATCTGGTTCTTTTTCTTCTCCTACCTTCCGCTGGTAGGAACGGTAGTGGCGTTCAAGCAGTACCGGTTTAACCGTGAGGGCTTCTGGGCCAGTATCGTCAAAAGTGAATGGGTAGGCTGGCAGAACTTCAAGTTCTTGTTCAGCGGCACCGACGCTTGGGTGATTACCCGAAATACCTTGTTCTATAATATCGCGTTTATTTTTATCGGACTTGTCTTGTCTGTGGCGATGGCGATCCTTTTGTCGCAATTGGTGGGGAAAACGTTGGCCAAAGTGTATCAGACCGGCATGTTCCTGCCGTATTTCCTTTCCTGGGTAATCGTCGGCTACTTCGCATTCAGCTTCCTGAGCATGGACCGCGGGATGCTTAACCAGATTCTGGGCTGGTTTGGTGTGGAGAAGGTGCAGTGGTACTCCGACCCTAAATATTGGCCTTATATTCTGGTATTCGTCAGCTTGTGGAAATCGATCGGTTACAACAGTGTCGTTTACCTGGCCTCTATTCTGGGGATCGATAAATCCTTGTATGAAGCCGCTATGATAGACGGCGCCAGCAAGTGGCAGCAGATCCGTAATATTACGATCCCGATGCTGTCCCCGATCATCATTATTATGACGCTGCTGGCCGTCGGACGGATCTTCTACGCAGACTTCGGTTTGTTCTATCAAGTTCCGCGCGATTCCGGCACCCTGTATTCCGTAACAAACGTTATCGACACTTACGTCTACCGCGGGCTCAAAACGACTGGAGAAATCGGCATGAGTACAGCCGCAGGTTTGTATCAGTCCGTAGTTGGCTTCGTACTGGTTATCGTTTCGAACTTCATCGTGCGCAAAGTCGACAAAGACAGCGCCTTGTTCTAA
- a CDS encoding sensor domain-containing protein, translating to MTRTLFKETLQHHQIFVWAVHPIKGTVYFSGYASQLTGLTAEQVRSKPVQQTGLREAGFGRLVDLMEDALSGELAVDQEEVRFSTPNGKRHDLQIRLYPLKDEERNADCIVYVLTGMDVTERKRVEERLHLAHEGSGAIIWESDMTTQEYTFSKRWKDLMGYEERREPYNGAEILSLIHPEDTEQAKMKRLGHLRGEETSYNAEYRMLTQSGEYRWMQVRGKVLFDSYGRGVRFAGSLIDITERKNYELQLKASLEELEHTNRELAHIQEELKQQVDLLVESQTRLRQNEDKLQKLAYFDPVSGLPNRVLLLEKLESSLTDMNRQAALLFIDTDNFKNINDSLGHKWGDVLIREAGERLNSLKPDGAMLFRFGSDEFVMLLIEDISHKALKLLAGRLIKGFECPFTAGQGELHLSISIGMALYPEQASSPEELIKNADLALYRAQKLGKSSFVLYDASMQLELQSRMRMEAKLLSALEHGEFMLVYQPQVDTESGRISGFEALLRWENPELGRVAPDKFIRVAEDSRQIIPIGEWVLLTACSFLKNLHNSGYEGYRISVNISVIQLKQDGFVHTMADILKETDLSPEFLEIEITESLFMESAERNELIAKLDQIRQMGIGIALDDFGTGYSSLDYLRELPITTLKMDKKFVDPIEQEEASRSLASAILLIGHSLGLQIVAEGVETNEQFEFLKKHGCDKIQGYLFSKPLAGAEMAGLLTNWEVS from the coding sequence ATGACGAGGACCTTATTCAAAGAGACGCTGCAGCATCATCAAATTTTTGTATGGGCGGTTCATCCGATTAAGGGGACGGTTTATTTCAGCGGTTATGCGAGTCAGTTGACAGGATTGACAGCAGAGCAAGTCAGGAGCAAGCCTGTACAGCAAACCGGGCTGCGGGAGGCCGGATTCGGACGCCTGGTTGATTTAATGGAGGATGCTCTCTCCGGCGAGCTGGCGGTGGATCAAGAGGAGGTTCGTTTCTCCACTCCTAACGGCAAAAGACACGATCTTCAAATCCGGTTGTACCCTTTGAAGGACGAGGAAAGAAATGCAGACTGCATCGTCTATGTTCTGACAGGCATGGATGTTACAGAGCGTAAGAGGGTGGAAGAACGGCTGCATTTGGCTCATGAAGGTTCGGGGGCGATTATCTGGGAATCCGACATGACCACCCAAGAATATACTTTCTCCAAACGATGGAAGGATCTGATGGGCTACGAGGAAAGGCGGGAACCCTACAACGGCGCTGAAATCCTGAGTTTAATCCATCCAGAAGACACAGAACAGGCAAAGATGAAACGGCTCGGTCATCTCAGGGGAGAAGAGACCTCTTACAATGCCGAATACCGGATGCTGACCCAAAGTGGCGAATACCGATGGATGCAGGTCCGGGGCAAGGTTCTGTTTGATTCCTACGGCAGAGGAGTCCGGTTTGCAGGTTCGCTTATCGATATTACGGAACGCAAAAATTATGAGCTCCAGCTTAAGGCAAGCCTTGAAGAGCTTGAGCACACTAATCGTGAGCTCGCCCACATACAGGAAGAGCTGAAGCAGCAGGTCGACCTCCTGGTGGAGAGCCAGACCCGGCTCCGGCAGAATGAAGACAAGCTGCAGAAGCTCGCTTATTTTGATCCGGTCAGCGGCTTGCCGAACCGGGTGCTTTTGCTTGAAAAGCTGGAGAGCAGTCTAACAGATATGAACCGGCAAGCGGCGCTGTTATTTATTGATACGGACAATTTCAAGAACATCAACGATTCGCTGGGCCACAAATGGGGTGATGTGCTGATCCGGGAAGCAGGTGAGCGGCTGAATTCCCTGAAGCCTGACGGGGCGATGCTGTTCCGTTTCGGCAGCGATGAATTTGTGATGCTGTTAATCGAAGATATCTCCCATAAAGCCCTTAAACTTCTGGCCGGAAGGCTGATCAAGGGGTTCGAGTGTCCATTTACGGCGGGACAAGGCGAACTGCATTTGTCGATCAGCATCGGCATGGCGCTTTATCCGGAGCAGGCGTCAAGCCCTGAGGAATTGATCAAAAATGCCGATCTCGCGCTTTATCGAGCGCAGAAGCTGGGCAAAAGCTCCTTTGTCTTATATGATGCGTCCATGCAGCTCGAGCTGCAAAGCCGAATGAGAATGGAGGCCAAGCTTCTGTCGGCGCTGGAGCATGGTGAATTTATGCTGGTTTATCAACCGCAGGTAGATACAGAATCGGGGCGGATCAGCGGGTTTGAAGCTTTGCTGCGCTGGGAGAATCCCGAGCTCGGCCGCGTGGCCCCGGACAAGTTTATCCGAGTGGCTGAAGACAGCCGGCAGATTATTCCGATCGGCGAATGGGTGCTGCTCACGGCCTGCAGCTTCCTGAAGAATCTGCATAACTCCGGTTATGAAGGCTATCGCATATCGGTCAACATTTCCGTTATCCAGCTGAAGCAGGATGGTTTTGTGCATACGATGGCTGACATCCTTAAGGAAACAGACCTTTCCCCGGAATTCCTCGAAATTGAGATTACGGAATCTTTGTTTATGGAGTCGGCCGAGCGCAACGAGCTGATCGCGAAGCTGGATCAAATCCGCCAGATGGGCATCGGTATTGCGCTGGATGATTTCGGGACCGGCTATTCGTCCCTGGATTATTTGCGCGAGCTTCCGATCACTACGCTCAAGATGGATAAGAAGTTTGTCGATCCTATTGAGCAGGAGGAAGCCAGTCGTTCACTAGCCTCTGCCATTCTCCTGATCGGTCACAGCCTGGGGCTGCAAATCGTGGCGGAAGGTGTCGAAACGAACGAGCAGTTTGAATTCTTGAAGAAGCATGGTTGTGACAAGATTCAAGGGTATTTGTTCAGCAAACCCCTTGCGGGAGCGGAGATGGCGGGTCTCCTGACGAATTGGGAGGTGAGCTGA